Proteins co-encoded in one Halorussus lipolyticus genomic window:
- a CDS encoding DUF6684 family protein, giving the protein MATPIFERETWLDISVNIIPLFIIGFFVALFAVASPWAIEGLVSTVGFALLVVPLVLLAILTYIAADLLESAEAEE; this is encoded by the coding sequence ATGGCAACCCCCATCTTCGAACGGGAGACGTGGCTCGACATTTCGGTCAACATCATCCCGCTTTTCATCATCGGGTTCTTCGTCGCGCTGTTCGCCGTCGCGTCGCCGTGGGCCATCGAGGGACTCGTTTCGACGGTCGGATTCGCCCTGCTCGTCGTCCCGCTCGTCCTGCTGGCGATTCTGACCTACATCGCGGCCGACCTCCTCGAGTCCGCCGAGGCCGAGGAGTAA
- a CDS encoding DUF7541 family protein has product MDEQPGLSDEYRKASPWPLFVAFGLAIFEVGIVWPLFPVAVGGLLLFAGSVVGILRESEYIADPWKGLVTASVLCLAIGALITTTTTGSVHLRGLAILVGGVVLLLSGVFGSFWQPDAV; this is encoded by the coding sequence ATGGACGAACAACCCGGACTGAGTGACGAATACCGCAAGGCGAGTCCGTGGCCGCTGTTCGTCGCGTTCGGACTCGCCATCTTCGAGGTCGGCATCGTGTGGCCACTCTTTCCCGTCGCCGTCGGCGGACTCCTGCTGTTCGCCGGGAGCGTCGTGGGCATCCTCCGCGAGTCGGAGTACATCGCCGACCCGTGGAAGGGACTGGTCACGGCCTCGGTCCTCTGTCTCGCTATCGGGGCGCTCATCACCACCACGACGACGGGTTCGGTCCACCTCCGGGGGCTGGCTATCCTCGTCGGTGGCGTGGTTCTCCTCCTCAGCGGGGTCTTCGGGTCGTTCTGGCAACCAGACGCGGTTTGA
- a CDS encoding C2H2-type zinc finger protein, producing the protein MTDATTYDTDVPSGESPAECPYCGRPLESEKLLVLHEGIDHWERLDDARREEFRATYTDESDDLRTFRLKLLGLLVVVYFAFLFAYSVVMEDPLAAAFVGFGAIPEARAWPDSLR; encoded by the coding sequence ATGACCGACGCAACAACCTATGACACCGACGTTCCTTCGGGTGAATCGCCCGCCGAGTGCCCCTACTGCGGTCGCCCGCTGGAGTCCGAGAAGCTACTGGTCCTCCACGAGGGCATCGACCACTGGGAACGCCTCGACGACGCCCGCAGAGAGGAGTTCCGCGCGACCTACACCGACGAGAGCGACGACCTTCGGACCTTCAGGCTGAAGCTCCTCGGCCTGCTGGTGGTGGTCTACTTCGCCTTCCTGTTCGCCTACTCCGTCGTCATGGAGGACCCGCTGGCCGCCGCGTTCGTCGGATTCGGGGCGATTCCGGAGGCGAGGGCGTGGCCGGATTCGCTCCGGTGA
- a CDS encoding MTH865 family protein, translating into MADEETEAELREQFTEAFEGADYPVSNPMDLVPALPDGPGTRFEAGDVSFTAMELSTKLSGVQEFPYDDVETLVDDLLEGLKEKDML; encoded by the coding sequence ATGGCAGACGAAGAAACCGAGGCCGAACTCCGCGAGCAGTTCACCGAAGCGTTCGAAGGCGCAGACTACCCCGTGAGCAACCCGATGGACCTCGTTCCCGCGCTCCCCGACGGACCGGGCACGCGCTTCGAGGCCGGCGACGTGAGTTTCACGGCGATGGAACTCTCGACCAAACTCTCGGGCGTTCAGGAATTCCCCTACGACGACGTGGAAACCCTCGTGGATGACCTCCTCGAAGGGCTGAAAGAGAAGGATATGCTCTAA